A region of the Microbulbifer pacificus genome:
AAAAAAGCCGCGGAAGAGGGAGGTCGTAACTTCCTGCATCGTGGAATTGCCGCGCGCAATTTTGAGCGTCGCTTCCAGATTGCCGATCACGTCCGAGTGACTGGAGCGCAGCTGGCAAATGGGCTGCTGCATATTGACCTGGTGCGGGAAATTCCCGAGGCGATGAAACCGCGCAAGATTGAAATTTCCAGTGGCAATTTGCTGCAGTCAGAAAAGGCAGCGAATGTGGATGTTTCGGAAACGTCCGCCCGGGGAAATTCCCAGAGTGAACAAGCCGCCTGAGTGTGAGTGACTCTCCCCTGAATGATGGCGGATCTGAATCCGCCCCATCCTGCCCGCTGTGCCGCCATCCGGCGGCACACTTCTATCATCGCGACAAACTTCGTGCGTATTACCAGTGTGCGGAATGCGCGCTGGTTTTCGTTCCGCCGGACTATCATCTCCCTCCCAGCGCCGAAAAAGCCTACTACGATCTCCACGAAAACAGCATGAATGACCAGGGC
Encoded here:
- a CDS encoding Hsp20 family protein, which codes for MRNLDLSPLYRSAIGFDRLASVLDSMSATEQNQPAYPPYNIELTGENAYRISMAVAGFDQSELDIHMEQNRLTVSGKKAAEEGGRNFLHRGIAARNFERRFQIADHVRVTGAQLANGLLHIDLVREIPEAMKPRKIEISSGNLLQSEKAANVDVSETSARGNSQSEQAA